The Anopheles coluzzii chromosome 2, AcolN3, whole genome shotgun sequence genome window below encodes:
- the LOC120947886 gene encoding lariat debranching enzyme, with translation MKIAIEGCAHGELEKIYDLIGSIQEEQNITVDLLICCGDFQSTRNLQDLQCMAIPQKHLDMCSFYKYYSGVKKAPILTLFIGGNHEASNYLQELPYGGWVAPNIYYLGYAGVVDCNGIRIGGISGIYKGHDFLKGRFEFPPYDEGSKRSVYHQRQIDVFRLKQLSPGVDIMLSHDWPRGITRHGNETQLLRFKPAFREDIESNRLGSMPCEELLRKLQPPYWFAAHLHCKFAALVEHPGERCTKFLALDKCLPKRRFLQILDIPTVEDEDGGEAKPVQLKYDLEWLTVLNLTNHLISIRTTNGYMPGEGGGGERFNFTPSEEEKAKVLERFGNDLTIPDNFVRIAEPYQPNQDGTVDMRSIEQPQAYLNPQTTALCDKLNIDDPLRLAMLMTGHKLNTSTYVDRQCDKEEEVPIKAAARVPNADQLELGDEDDDDEAAVEMEKGIEPLESSPDKPQTPVQPKLSLSSLLPEPKWRQDAHDSDLSTTLNDSTPNCSLLSLPTPQKTGDNDTSILSESALAVNDLNLSSPVQQQEQQQDNPPVKKFKRRNETIYAKDDSD, from the exons ATGAAGATTGCGATCGAAGGATGTGCGCACGGTGAGCTGGAGAAAATATACGACCTGATCGGCTCGATACAGGAGGAGCAAAACATTACGGTCGATCTGCTGATATGCTGCGGAGATTTCCAATCCACGCGCAACCTGCAGGATCTGCAGTGTATGGCCATCCCGCAGAAGCATTTGGATATGTGTAGCTTCTACAA GTACTACAGTGGGGTGAAGAAGGCACCCATCCTAACGCTGTTCATCGGAGGCAACCACGAAGCGTCCAACTATCTGCAGGAGCTACCCTACGGTGGCTGGGTAGCGCCCAACATTTACTACCTCGGCTATGCCGGCGTGGTCGACTGCAACGGCATCCGGATCGGGGGCATTTCAGGCATCTACAAGGGGCACGACTTTCTGAAGGGCCGGTTCGAGTTTCCTCCGTACGACGAGGGCAGCAAGCGCAGCGTTTACCACCAGCGCCAGATTGATGTGTTTCGGTTGAAGCAACTTTCGCCCGGTGTAGACATAATGCTGTCGCACGACTGGCCGCGTGGCATTACGCGGCACGGCAACGAGACGCAGCTCCTGCGCTTCAAGCCCGCCTTCCGCGAGGACATCGAGAGCAACCGGTTGGGCAGCATGCCGTGCGAAGAGTTGCTCCGGAAGCTCCAACCACCGTACTGGTTCGCGGCACATTTGCACTGTAAATTTGCGGCCCTCGTGGAACACCCCGGGGAGCGGTGTACAAAATTCCTAGCGCTCGATAAGTGCTTGCCGAAGCGGCGATTTCTGCAAATCCTAGACATTCCGACCGTGGAAGATGAGGACGGTGGCGAGGCAAAACCCGTACAGTTGAAGTACGATCTCGAATGGTTAACGGTACTGAACCTTACCAATCATCTGATCAGCATCCGCACCACCAATGGGTACATGCCGGGTGaaggcggtggtggtgaacgATTCAACTTTACGCCATCGGAGGAAGAGAAAGCGAAGGTGCTGGAACGGTTCGGCAACGATCTGACCATACCGGACAATTTCGTACGAATAGCCGAACCGTATCAACCGAATCAGGATGGTACGGTCGATATGCGGTCGATAGAGCAGCCGCAAGCATATTTAAACCCGCAGACGACGGCCCTTTGCGATAAGCTTAATATTGACGATCCGCTGCGGCTCGCGATGCTGATGACGGGCCACAAGCTCAACACGTCCACGTACGTCGATCGGCAGTGTGATAAGGAGGAGGAGGTACCGATCAAAGCAGCGGCGCGAGTCCCGAATGCCGACCAGCTCGAGCTTGGCGAtgaggacgatgatgacgaagCAGCTGTGGAGATGGAAAAAGGAATAGAACCATTAGAAAGCTCGCCAGACAAACCGCAAACACCGGTACAACCGAAATTATCGCTGTCCTCCCTATTACCTGAACCGAAATGGCGACAGGATGCGCACGATTCGGATCTGTCGACCACGCTGAATGATTCCACGCCGAACTGCAGCTTACTAAGCTTGCCAACGCCGCAGAAAACCGGGGACAATGATACGTCCATCCTGTCCGAGTCGGCACTAGCGGTGAACGATTTGAATTTGTCCAGCCCGgtacagcagcaggagcagcagcaggacaaTCCGCCCGTGAAGAAGTTTAAGCGAAGAAATGAAACCATCTACGCAAAGGACGATAGTGACTGA
- the LOC120947888 gene encoding mitochondrial thiamine pyrophosphate carrier-like translates to MDREKHRETRYAGLAGGLTGCITRFICQPLDVLKIRLQLQVEPIRSGSSHSKYRSIAQSVACIYREEGLLAFWKGHNPAQVLSLVYGVAQFSFYERFNRVLRELPLLDGHDQARQFVCGACSGSFAALTIMPLDVIRTRLVSQDPGRGYQNALQGLGEIYRHEGVRGLYRGVGPAMLQIAPLAGGQFMFYNLFGTVVKRLEGLSPEAQLPSGELFVCGGLAGLCTKLLVYPLDLTKKRLQIQGFAQSRQTFGQHFVCRHMLHCLVQVGRFEGVRGLYKGLLPSLLKAGCTSAFYFTIYDTLLLLFNSERSFR, encoded by the coding sequence ATGGATCGCGAAAAGCACCGCGAAACCCGGTACGCCGGGCTGGCGGGCGGATTGACGGGCTGCATCACGCGCTTCATCTGTCAGCCGCTGGACGTGCTGAAGATACGGCTCCAGCTGCAGGTGGAACCGATCCGGTCCGGCTCCAGCCACTCCAAGTACCGCTCGATCGCCCAATCGGTGGCCTGCATCTACCGCGAGGAGGGGCTGCTTGCGTTCTGGAAGGGCCACAACCCGGCCCAGGTGCTCTCGCTCGTGTACGGCGTGGCGCAGTTTTCCTTCTACGAGCGGTTCAACCGAGTGCTGCGCGAGCTGCCCCTGCTGGACGGGCACGACCAGGCACGGCAGTTTGTGTGCGGCGCGTGCAGCGGTTCCTTTGCCGCCCTGACCATCATGCCGCTGGACGTGATACGGACGCGGCTGGTCTCGCAGGACCCGGGCCGGGGGTATCAGAACGCGCTGCAGGGCCTGGGGGAGATTTATCGGCACGAGGGCGTCCGGGGACTGTACCGGGGCGTCGGTCCGGCCATGCTGCAGATTGCCCCGCTGGCTGGTGGTCAGTTTATGTTTTACAATCTGTTCGGTACGGTGGTGAAGCGGTTGGAGGGGCTGTCGCCCGAGGCGCAGCTGCCGTCCGGCGAGCTGTTCGTGTGCGGTGGGCTGGCCGGGCTGTGCACCAAGCTGCTGGTCTATCCGCTCGATCTGACGAAGAAGCGGCTCCAGATACAGGGCTTCGCCCAGAGCCGGCAAACGTTCGGGCAGCACTTTGTCTGCCGCCATATGCTACACTGCCTGGTGCAGGTCGGCCGGTTCGAGGGGGTGCGCGGGCTGTACAAGGGGCTGCTGCCGTCGCTGCTGAAGGCCGGCTGCACGTCCGCGTTTTACTTTACGATTTAcgacacactgctgctgctgtttaaCAGCGAACGAAGCTTTAGATAG
- the LOC120947890 gene encoding 2-aminoethanethiol dioxygenase, translated as MSTLFARVFRQAWATFEHTGAGDAKFASNLNALRRLVDQLTLADIGLEPSLVATETFQQPTKAPCTYVGVFENDRFAMSVFVLRENYTMPLHDHPQMHGLLRVVSGAVQICSYSEIARRDTVEPRAEGGTLRRHVLVVAEPEKIISSAAGDCAVLTPTERNFHEITAIGGPAAFFDILSPPYNTASQPQYYFYRKVPVPRHLAEMEPLGFGGPDKPSAQEDERPRYVLETIPNPEHYYCDTVHYATPEFMYQQAEGGGGGGGGGV; from the coding sequence ATGAGCACCCTGTTTGCCCGCGTGTTCCGGCAGGCATGGGCCACGTTCGAGCACACCGGAGCGGGGGACGCAAAGTTCGCCAGTAATCTGAACGCGCTGCGCCGCCTGGTCGACCAGCTTACGCTGGCGGACATTGGGCTGGAACCGTCGCTCGTCGCGACGGAAACGTTCCAGCAGCCGACCAAGGCGCCCTGCACGTACGTCGGCGTGTTCGAGAACGACCGCTTCGCGATGTCGGTGTTTGTGCTGAGGGAAAACTACACCATGCCGCTGCACGACCACCCCCAGATGCACGGCCTGCTGCGGGTCGTGTCGGGGGCGGTACAGATCTGCAGCTACAGTGAGATCGCGCGCCGCGACACGGTGGAACCGCGAGCCGAGGGCGGCACCCTCCGCCGGCACGTGCTGGTGGTGGCCGAGCCGGAAAAGATTATCAGCTCGGCGGCCGGCGACTGTGCCGTGCTGACGCCGACCGAGCGGAACTTTCACGAGATAACGGCGATCGGGGGCCCGGCCGCCTTCTTCGACATCCTCAGCCCGCCGTACAACACGGCCAGCCAGCCGCAGTACTACTTCTACCGGAAGGTGCCCGTCCCGCGGCATCTGGCCGAGATGGAACCGCTCGGGTTCGGCGGCCCGGACAAACCGTCCGCCCAGGAGGACGAGCGGCCCCGGTACGTGCTGGAGACGATTCCCAACCCGGAACACTACTACTGTGATACGGTGCACTACGCCACGCCGGAGTTTATGTATCAACAGGCGGAAGGAGGAGgcggaggtggaggaggaggcgtTTAA
- the LOC120947887 gene encoding ribosome biogenesis regulatory protein homolog — translation MDIVKEVLQQQQQNLQKYKPITVEKALEPTIDVGHMLVSDPNYYDEEQMKADREKYVLDLTRDNVQLLINSIWQLPTERVEESIVAKLPPPKAPLPRARKLPVPKPLTKWEEFAKKKGIKKRTRDKKVFDPVLDKWVPTYGYQRYKAEKEKDWVLEVPQNDPYRDMFKEKRDLRLERVAKNEVARMKNIARAKKIATPRTGFVGPETASAKQLITASNIVKASTASVGVFQESLPNEKQARGLGVKELMPGEKRKKKVSSVAGEKRRNLEIVNKVLNKKPKIDIDRAISLQKAEARAEREAEEGGEDGGRTKKKGGKKSKAFSRKKPKGGQGKRNHSKRAVGRKRR, via the exons ATGGATATCGTAAAGGaagtgctgcagcagcagcagcagaatctGCAAAAGTACAAACCGATCACGGTTGAGAAGGCGCTGGAACCGACGATCGATGTGGGCCACATGCTGGTGAGCGATCCGAACTACTACGACGAGGAACAGATGAA AGCGGACCGCGAAAAGTACGTGCTCGATTTGACGCGCGACAATGTGCAGCTTCTGATAAACAGCATCTGGCAGCTGCCGACGGAGCGGGTCGAGGAATCGATCGTTGCTAAGCTACCGCCGCCGAAGGCCCCGTTGCCGCGGGCCCGCAAGCTGCCCGTCCCGAAGCCGCTCACCAAATGGGAGGAGTTTGCCAAAAAGAAGGGCATCAAAAAGCGCACCCGCgacaagaaggtgttcgacccGGTGCTGGACAAATGGGTACCGACCTACGGCTACCAGCGGTACAAGGCCGAGAAGGAGAAGGACTGGGTGCTGGAGGTACCGCAGAACGATCCGTACCGGGACATGTTCAAGGAGAAGCGCGATCTGCGCCTCGAGCGCGTGGCTAAGAATGAGGTGGCGCGCATGAAGAACATTGCCCGGGCGAAGAAAATCGCCACCCCGCGGACCGGTTTCGTCGGTCCCGAGACTGCATCCGCCAAACAG CTCATCACCGCGTCCAACATAGTGAAAGCGTCGACGGCATCGGTGGGAGTGTTCCAGGAGTCGCTGCCGAACGAGAAGCAGGCGCGCGGTCTCGGCGTCAAGGAGCTGATGCCGGGCGAGAAGCGCAAGAAAAAGGTATCGAGCGTTGCCGGCGAAAAGCGGCGCAATCTGGAGATAGTGAATAAGGTGCTGAACAAGAAGCCGAAGATCGACATCGATCGGGCGATCTCGCTACAGAAGGCGGAAGCACGCGCAGA ACGCGAGGCAGAGGAAGGCGGAGAGGACGGTGGAAGGACGAAGAAAAAGGGAGGCAAAAAGTCGAAAGCGTTCAGTCGCAAGAAACCGAAGGGTGGACAAGGCAAGCGAAATCACAGCAAGCGGGCCGTTGGTCGGAAACGTCGTTAA
- the LOC120953472 gene encoding akirin, producing the protein MACATLKRSLDWESLNQRPTKRRRCHPFGSPSQTASASSSSSSPSGSSSTSVAAAAAAASMRVMEPKPSPFAEATCSKLTPEKMAQNITEEIKRLHRRKQLTFNSHNFERMQDSESSGSEMGPDSPRRPDSPPSMVKNPEKALFTFKQVQMICERMLKEREDALREQYDAVLTTKLAEQYDAFVKFTYDQIQRRYEAAPSYLS; encoded by the exons ATGGCGTGCGCAACGTTAAAACGTTCGCTGGACTGGGAAAGCCTCAACCAGCGGCCGACCAAGCGGCGAAGATGTCACCCGTTCGGCAGCCCCAGCCAGACCGCGtctgcctcctcctcctcctcttccccgTCCGGCTCATCCTCCACATCCGTTGCagcggccgctgccgccgcgtCGATGCGCGTCATGGAACCGAAACCGTCGCCTTTTGCAGAAGCCACCTGTTCCAAGCTAACACCAG aaaaaatggcacaaaataTCACGGAGGAAATCAAAAGACTGCACCGCAGGAAGCAACTCACCTTCAACAGCCACAACTTCGAACGCATGCAGGACTCGGAATCGAGCGGCTCCGAAATGGGCCCGGACAGTCCCCGCCGACCAGACAGCCCTCCTAGCATGGTGAAAAATCCGGAAAAAGCCCTGTTCACCTTCAAGCAG GTGCAAATGATCTGTGAACGTATGCTGAAAGAGCGAGAGGATGCCTTGCGGGAGCAGTATGATGCCGTGCTGACCACTAAACTAGCCGAACAATATGATGCATTTGTGAAGTTCACATACGACCAAATACAGAGACGTTACGAAGCAGCGCCAAGTT ACCTCTCCTAA